One window of Sphingobacteriales bacterium genomic DNA carries:
- a CDS encoding DNA replication/repair protein RecF, whose amino-acid sequence MYLQQINISNYKNYNGNGSRAQFSPRLNFLVGKNGAGKTNLLDAVYYLCFCKSYFSTTDAQNICHGQDFFRVEGCFDLANQPESIAVKFGVNRKKEFNRNGTVYERLSEHIGLLPLVMIAPDDIELVKGGSEERRKLLDTSISQFDKTYLEALIVYNRVLQQRNTLLKSFAERHYFNKQLLETYNEQLTPPANFIYQKRKEITQQLSPVIQQFYQNLSSGNETVACDYLSPLDGKDFADLLQQNLTADRQLQRTTEGVHRDDLEFTINKGYPIKKYGSQGQQKSFLIALKLAIFKLLTKTTGKTPILLLDDVFDKLDEQRTAQLVSIVSGEDFGQVFISDTIEHRMQAIFDKFAVPYLVFKINNGNIEATASKP is encoded by the coding sequence GTGTATTTACAGCAAATAAATATCTCCAATTATAAAAACTACAACGGAAACGGCAGCCGCGCACAGTTTTCGCCCCGGCTCAATTTTCTGGTTGGGAAAAATGGTGCAGGGAAAACCAATTTGCTCGATGCGGTCTATTATTTGTGTTTCTGCAAAAGTTATTTCAGCACTACGGATGCGCAAAACATCTGCCATGGTCAGGATTTTTTTAGGGTAGAAGGGTGCTTTGACCTGGCGAATCAACCGGAAAGCATAGCGGTAAAGTTTGGAGTTAACCGAAAAAAGGAGTTTAACCGCAACGGAACGGTTTATGAACGCCTGTCAGAGCATATCGGTCTGCTGCCCTTGGTGATGATTGCACCGGACGATATTGAATTGGTAAAAGGCGGAAGCGAAGAGCGCCGCAAATTGCTCGATACCAGTATTTCTCAGTTTGATAAGACCTACTTGGAAGCATTGATTGTCTATAACCGCGTGTTGCAGCAACGGAACACCCTGCTCAAATCTTTTGCCGAGCGCCATTATTTCAACAAACAACTGCTCGAAACCTATAACGAACAATTAACACCTCCTGCAAACTTTATTTATCAAAAACGGAAAGAAATTACGCAGCAATTATCGCCGGTTATCCAACAGTTTTACCAAAACCTGAGCTCCGGAAACGAAACTGTTGCCTGCGATTATCTCTCACCTTTAGATGGAAAAGATTTTGCAGACCTGCTTCAACAAAATTTAACTGCCGACAGGCAATTACAGCGAACAACTGAAGGTGTTCACCGCGATGACCTTGAATTTACCATCAATAAGGGCTACCCTATAAAAAAATACGGCTCACAAGGACAACAAAAATCCTTCCTGATAGCGTTAAAACTGGCGATTTTTAAACTCTTGACGAAAACCACCGGTAAAACCCCGATTTTGTTGCTTGATGATGTCTTTGACAAATTGGACGAACAACGAACTGCACAGTTGGTCAGTATCGTTTCGGGCGAAGATTTTGGGCAAGTTTTTATTTCAGATACAATTGAGCACCGGATGCAGGCTATTTTTGATAAATTTGCAGTACCCTATCTTGTTTTTAAAATCAACAATGGAAATATTGAAGCGACAGCAAGTAAACCTTAG
- a CDS encoding DUF5606 domain-containing protein: protein MKFKDIIAISKLPGLYEMITAKTNGAIVRSLQDGKTQFVSSRMHNFSPLDKISVYTTDTDSELLEVVIKKIQEYEAANAGAVLPSHKDNPDVIRNFLTTVLPNADHSRIYVSDIQKLIRWYELLKTIELTFEEESNSAIPENSETNPETTNREEVAEE from the coding sequence ATGAAATTTAAAGACATCATAGCCATCAGCAAATTGCCCGGGTTGTATGAAATGATTACTGCCAAAACCAATGGGGCAATTGTGCGCTCGCTTCAGGATGGTAAAACCCAGTTTGTTTCAAGCCGGATGCACAATTTTTCACCGCTGGATAAAATATCTGTTTATACCACCGACACCGACAGCGAATTGCTGGAAGTGGTCATTAAAAAGATACAAGAATACGAAGCTGCAAATGCCGGTGCTGTTTTGCCCTCTCACAAAGACAACCCCGATGTAATTCGAAATTTCTTAACCACCGTTTTGCCCAATGCCGACCATTCCAGGATTTATGTCAGCGATATCCAAAAACTAATCCGATGGTACGAATTGTTAAAAACGATTGAACTGACCTTTGAAGAAGAGTCTAACTCTGCCATTCCTGAAAATTCCGAAACCAACCCTGAAACAACCAATCGGGAAGAAGTTGCTGAAGAATAA
- a CDS encoding TrkA family potassium uptake protein yields MKFIIVGLGNFGASLALKLTEMGHEVIGVDNSMEKVSLLRDSITHTVCLDSTDAQAVGTLPLRETDVAIVAIGEDVGASIMATAVLKQLKVKRVIGRAISPLHETVLGAMGITDVVHPEAETAERLAKKLDIKGIIDSFNLTDRYNIIEATVPNRYVGQTIGEVNFRNKYNVVILTIIRKTEQKNLLGVVHQVSEVIGVAAPDMRFEQDDVLVLFGNIKDIQRILAEDN; encoded by the coding sequence ATGAAATTCATCATAGTTGGATTAGGAAACTTTGGCGCATCGCTGGCACTCAAACTGACCGAAATGGGACACGAAGTCATAGGAGTGGATAATTCCATGGAAAAAGTATCCCTGCTTAGAGATTCCATTACCCATACCGTTTGCCTGGATTCAACTGATGCTCAGGCTGTTGGCACCCTTCCCTTGCGGGAAACCGATGTGGCTATTGTAGCTATTGGCGAAGATGTCGGCGCTTCCATAATGGCTACAGCCGTCTTAAAACAACTAAAAGTAAAACGGGTCATCGGAAGGGCAATATCCCCCCTGCATGAAACGGTATTGGGTGCAATGGGCATTACTGATGTAGTTCACCCGGAAGCCGAAACAGCAGAGCGGTTGGCCAAAAAATTAGACATCAAAGGCATCATTGACTCCTTCAACCTGACCGACCGCTATAATATCATCGAAGCTACCGTGCCTAACCGTTATGTCGGGCAAACCATTGGCGAGGTCAATTTCAGAAATAAATACAACGTGGTAATTTTGACCATCATCCGAAAAACAGAACAGAAAAACCTGCTCGGAGTGGTGCATCAGGTCAGTGAGGTCATAGGAGTTGCTGCCCCTGATATGCGGTTTGAACAGGACGACGTGCTGGTCTTGTTCGGCAATATCAAAGATATTCAGCGAATTCTTGCAGAAGATAACTGA
- a CDS encoding TonB-dependent receptor, protein MHVSMRVNLKFLFDNEGILKLFFIFWAVWVVHLVALPQKAQGQTVEGSVRHAQTFEPLTGANVVSIPSGTGTVTDSEGRFSVASLPGDVSLRISFTGFVAQEVLLPAKGENISVRILLLPNTEQLGEVTVTAFQPGQKLIETPAAVARISAKSLQQGDGVSFVQAFNNVPGVKMEQRSMGSYRISMRGSLLRSPFGMRNIKMYLNGIPITDAVGENPINNIDLALLEGVEVIKGPASSLYGAGTGGVLLFNSANVVPFQTQAQTNILLGNCKLRQYSAIVKTAGENAELVAGYTHRSWDGYREHENHLFNGINLIARWYPDEKRSLTLMALYADVNFQISGNIDSTSLSDNPRQYGGMSKDLDAKVDKQRLIAGVSQQYRFNNRWNNLSSASVYYEVKDNPYGTNAFNSGIKREGGSGFNLRTETHYQSPDKGQVNVKLTAGAEWLHSFLASKDYVNLQGIPGMMREDNELFLSQISMFAQAYLQLPAKFYATLGGSYNLNFYRIDQLLPTRPDSLNFSIQNNLTPVFSPRVGLVKKIGRHLSAHSSISWGFAPPAAEETLLPNGDFNRDLKAESGLNYEVGLRVSVFKNRLSADISAYHLQLSNEILGQGQPAIYYNAGKTLHRGIEATLQAMIINHPDRKFNLLQFGASAALQNFYFKRYTNELPESFNGNDIPGVVPQTVTLNGNAAFRMGLYLNTTYNFFAKMPLNNANTDFASAYHLLNAQIGYQHKLFKHWWIDLYIGVNNALHQQYSAFHNLNAPGRRYYNPSPERNFYTGLKIRFVS, encoded by the coding sequence ATGCACGTATCTATGCGGGTTAATCTGAAATTTCTGTTTGATAATGAGGGTATTCTAAAGCTGTTTTTCATATTTTGGGCAGTATGGGTTGTCCATTTGGTCGCCTTACCTCAAAAGGCTCAGGGACAAACGGTAGAAGGCAGCGTTCGGCACGCACAAACATTTGAACCTTTGACCGGAGCCAATGTGGTTTCTATCCCTTCAGGCACCGGAACTGTTACAGATTCGGAAGGCAGATTTTCAGTTGCCTCCTTACCCGGCGATGTTTCATTACGCATTTCTTTTACGGGATTTGTTGCACAGGAAGTTCTCCTGCCGGCAAAAGGGGAAAACATCAGCGTTCGGATATTATTGTTACCCAACACCGAACAGCTTGGGGAGGTTACCGTTACCGCTTTTCAACCCGGGCAAAAACTGATTGAAACGCCTGCTGCCGTAGCGAGGATATCTGCAAAAAGCCTGCAACAAGGGGATGGGGTTTCTTTTGTTCAGGCGTTTAACAATGTGCCGGGGGTAAAAATGGAGCAACGCTCGATGGGCAGTTACCGTATTTCGATGCGGGGCAGCTTATTGCGTTCACCATTCGGAATGCGCAATATTAAAATGTACCTCAATGGTATTCCCATCACCGATGCTGTTGGTGAAAACCCCATCAACAATATTGACCTCGCCCTTTTGGAAGGGGTTGAAGTGATAAAAGGCCCGGCAAGCAGTCTTTATGGTGCAGGGACAGGGGGGGTGTTGTTGTTTAATAGTGCGAATGTTGTGCCCTTCCAAACTCAGGCTCAAACTAATATCCTGCTTGGCAATTGTAAACTGCGGCAATATTCGGCAATTGTAAAAACTGCCGGAGAAAACGCAGAGTTAGTGGCCGGATATACCCATCGCAGTTGGGATGGATACAGAGAACACGAAAATCACCTGTTTAATGGCATCAACCTGATCGCACGGTGGTATCCCGACGAAAAAAGAAGTCTTACCCTGATGGCGCTCTATGCCGATGTAAACTTTCAGATTTCTGGAAATATTGACAGTACTTCCCTGTCAGACAACCCGCGTCAATATGGAGGAATGTCTAAAGACCTCGATGCAAAAGTTGATAAGCAAAGGTTGATTGCCGGAGTTTCGCAACAATACCGTTTTAACAACCGATGGAATAACCTCAGCTCAGCATCGGTTTATTACGAAGTAAAAGACAATCCATACGGAACAAACGCCTTCAACAGCGGCATTAAGCGCGAAGGAGGAAGTGGCTTTAACCTTCGAACGGAAACCCATTATCAATCCCCTGATAAAGGGCAGGTGAATGTGAAACTGACCGCAGGTGCCGAATGGCTGCATAGTTTTCTGGCATCAAAAGACTATGTGAATCTACAGGGAATACCCGGGATGATGCGCGAAGACAACGAATTGTTTTTATCGCAAATTTCTATGTTTGCTCAGGCTTATCTCCAACTTCCGGCAAAATTTTATGCGACACTTGGTGGCAGTTACAATCTAAACTTCTATCGTATTGACCAACTGCTGCCCACCCGTCCGGATTCGCTTAATTTTTCGATTCAAAACAACCTTACCCCTGTGTTTTCGCCACGGGTAGGGTTGGTAAAAAAAATAGGTCGCCACCTTTCGGCACATAGCAGCATCAGTTGGGGGTTTGCCCCACCCGCCGCCGAAGAAACCCTTTTGCCCAACGGCGACTTTAACCGCGACCTGAAAGCCGAAAGCGGGTTGAATTACGAAGTTGGCCTTCGTGTTTCTGTTTTTAAAAACCGGTTGTCTGCCGATATTTCTGCCTATCACCTACAACTCAGCAACGAAATTCTGGGACAAGGGCAGCCCGCCATTTATTACAATGCCGGTAAAACGCTGCACCGTGGTATCGAAGCCACCCTTCAGGCCATGATTATCAATCATCCCGACCGGAAATTTAATTTACTGCAATTTGGTGCAAGCGCAGCGCTTCAGAATTTTTATTTTAAACGATACACCAATGAATTGCCCGAGTCCTTTAATGGCAATGATATTCCGGGCGTTGTTCCACAAACGGTTACCCTGAACGGAAATGCCGCCTTTCGAATGGGGTTGTATCTAAACACTACGTACAACTTTTTTGCAAAAATGCCGCTCAACAATGCCAATACGGACTTTGCTTCTGCATACCACCTGCTCAATGCACAAATAGGTTATCAACACAAATTATTTAAACATTGGTGGATAGACCTTTATATCGGGGTGAACAACGCCCTCCATCAACAATACAGCGCATTCCACAACCTGAATGCCCCCGGCAGACGCTACTACAACCCTTCGCCTGAACGAAATTTCTATACCGGTTTAAAAATCAGGTTTGTGAGTTAA
- a CDS encoding tetratricopeptide repeat protein: protein MNRIYSLLILLFLSTWGLYTPVLAQDYYWNTDTTLLPEPVKEKKQRKKKKANEDKDILQNPGGFEMYGADSPPELDFNIPASNDEVLQPTPVEEQANEKNTAAKSQKRRKGNKNESSEVISLDLGTLYQVNLTDTVIVQDKRKKMPEVSFKAKEDVKYYYNQAVLKINNSNYADALELLNKCIARDPNNKDALQMRANCLAELQKYKQAISDYNKALKIDDKDPILHYNKASTLIKMGKFDDAVETFNKAITYKPDYVYALQGRASAKTLNGDYKGAIEDYSLVLDHNPLFLSALKGRGVAKGLLKRYDDAVGDFSSVIELQPSDGMAYYYRGLAYISLNQPFKGCTDFDKAYQLNVKQAYFDIKEFCR, encoded by the coding sequence ATGAACAGAATTTATAGCTTACTTATCCTTTTGTTTTTAAGTACTTGGGGCTTATATACTCCGGTTTTAGCACAGGACTATTATTGGAATACTGATACAACTTTGTTGCCTGAACCGGTTAAGGAGAAAAAGCAACGCAAAAAGAAAAAAGCAAACGAAGACAAAGATATTTTACAAAATCCGGGGGGCTTTGAAATGTATGGCGCAGACAGTCCTCCTGAGTTGGATTTCAATATTCCTGCATCTAATGATGAAGTACTGCAGCCCACACCGGTAGAAGAACAGGCCAATGAAAAAAATACAGCCGCTAAGTCTCAAAAAAGAAGAAAAGGAAACAAGAATGAAAGTTCAGAAGTCATCAGCCTTGATTTAGGCACGCTGTATCAGGTTAATTTGACCGATACTGTCATTGTGCAGGACAAACGCAAAAAAATGCCGGAGGTGAGTTTTAAGGCGAAAGAAGATGTTAAGTATTACTACAATCAGGCAGTGCTTAAAATCAACAACAGCAACTATGCAGATGCTTTAGAGTTGCTCAATAAATGTATAGCCCGAGACCCCAACAACAAAGATGCGCTCCAAATGCGCGCGAATTGTTTAGCCGAACTTCAAAAATATAAGCAAGCAATCAGTGACTATAACAAAGCGCTGAAAATAGATGATAAAGATCCGATATTACACTATAACAAAGCCAGCACGCTTATCAAAATGGGTAAGTTTGACGATGCCGTTGAAACATTTAATAAGGCAATTACCTATAAGCCCGATTATGTGTATGCACTGCAAGGGCGCGCATCCGCCAAAACCCTGAACGGCGACTATAAAGGGGCAATAGAAGATTACAGCTTAGTCTTAGACCATAACCCTCTGTTTCTTTCAGCCCTTAAAGGAAGGGGGGTCGCAAAAGGTCTGCTCAAAAGATATGATGATGCTGTCGGTGATTTTTCTTCAGTCATTGAGTTGCAGCCCTCTGACGGAATGGCATATTACTATCGCGGATTGGCTTATATCAGCCTCAATCAACCATTTAAGGGTTGTACAGACTTTGACAAAGCCTACCAATTGAATGTAAAACAAGCCTATTTCGATATCAAAGAGTTTTGCCGGTAA
- a CDS encoding ATPase, producing the protein MPEWSAFPEKAKKLIAQFRKLITLLVDATLFWISLTALLLTIYDIGFTKLPETKAQIFTAYIVFIAIFFVAFLFRNLVAFVGKSFVFKDNWGQLGLLLLSFLFLMGVLFWPDLFKSYHKDVDAMLTNALIYIIIMLVFIEEVSNRSANIQILAGNPAVIFSISFALIIFIGALLLMLPNASTGIMSTTGNRLTFVDAFFTATSAVCVTGLVVVDTSKDFTQLGQVIIMFLIQIGGLGIMTFTNFFAYFFKGASSFQNQLLVKDLINAEQIGQVFKTLIKIIVVTFSIELLGAALIFFSLDANVMPSLNERLFFSVFHAVSAFCNAGFSTFSSGLYEEPIRYNYNIHLIVAMLIILGGIGFVILFDYYTYLKNILKDKFYRLVKSERYYYNRPVVSLNTKIVVYTTLILLVVGTLLYAFFEYNHTLSEHPGWWGKLVTSFFGSVTPRTAGFNSVNMSLLAAPTIMIYLLLMWIGASPGSTGGGIKTTTLAIGTLNFISVARGKKQIEIGWKEVPGEAVRRSFAIIALSLIAIGFSVFFVTYFEEHNQNILTVNNNETLVNIAFECFSAFSTVGLSLGITAKLTAASKIVLIITMFVGRVGTLTLLIGLVNLLITTPSKSNLYQYPKEEIFIS; encoded by the coding sequence ATGCCGGAGTGGTCTGCTTTTCCCGAAAAAGCCAAAAAACTTATCGCTCAATTCAGAAAGCTCATTACTCTTCTGGTAGATGCCACCTTGTTTTGGATTAGCCTGACGGCTTTGTTGCTGACAATTTACGACATCGGGTTTACCAAACTTCCTGAAACCAAAGCACAGATTTTTACTGCTTATATCGTTTTTATTGCTATCTTTTTCGTTGCTTTCCTGTTTCGGAATTTGGTGGCTTTTGTCGGAAAATCCTTTGTTTTTAAAGACAACTGGGGGCAGTTGGGTCTGTTGTTGCTCAGTTTTCTGTTTCTGATGGGAGTTCTGTTTTGGCCCGACTTATTTAAATCCTACCACAAAGATGTAGATGCCATGCTGACCAATGCTTTGATCTATATCATCATTATGCTGGTATTTATCGAAGAAGTGTCAAACCGCAGTGCAAATATTCAAATTTTGGCCGGCAATCCGGCCGTTATCTTCTCTATCAGTTTTGCGCTGATCATATTTATCGGCGCTTTGTTGCTCATGCTTCCCAATGCTTCTACCGGTATTATGAGTACCACCGGAAACCGCCTCACCTTTGTAGATGCTTTTTTTACCGCAACAAGCGCTGTTTGCGTAACCGGGTTGGTGGTGGTTGATACCTCCAAAGATTTTACCCAATTAGGACAGGTAATTATCATGTTTTTGATTCAAATTGGCGGGTTAGGGATTATGACTTTTACCAATTTCTTCGCCTATTTTTTCAAAGGAGCCTCCTCATTTCAAAACCAGCTTTTAGTCAAAGACCTGATCAACGCAGAACAGATTGGACAGGTATTTAAAACCCTGATAAAAATCATTGTCGTTACTTTCAGCATCGAGTTGCTTGGCGCTGCTCTTATTTTTTTCAGTTTGGATGCCAATGTCATGCCTTCTCTGAATGAGCGTTTGTTTTTTTCTGTATTTCACGCAGTTTCCGCCTTTTGCAATGCAGGTTTTTCGACTTTTTCATCCGGACTATATGAGGAGCCTATCCGTTACAATTACAATATCCATTTGATAGTCGCCATGCTCATCATTTTAGGTGGAATTGGTTTTGTCATACTGTTTGACTATTACACCTATCTCAAAAACATCCTTAAAGATAAGTTTTACCGCTTAGTCAAATCTGAGCGATATTATTACAACCGCCCTGTGGTTTCGCTCAATACCAAAATTGTCGTTTATACTACATTGATACTGCTCGTAGTGGGAACATTGCTGTATGCTTTTTTCGAATACAACCACACTCTCTCCGAACATCCGGGTTGGTGGGGCAAGTTGGTTACTTCTTTTTTCGGGTCGGTAACTCCCCGGACTGCCGGATTTAATTCAGTGAATATGTCCTTACTTGCAGCCCCAACTATCATGATATACCTGTTGTTGATGTGGATTGGTGCTTCCCCCGGTTCAACAGGAGGAGGAATCAAAACAACGACTTTAGCCATAGGAACCCTGAATTTTATCAGTGTGGCAAGAGGTAAAAAACAAATTGAAATTGGCTGGAAGGAAGTTCCGGGCGAAGCCGTCCGGCGCTCATTTGCCATCATCGCCCTGTCCCTGATTGCCATCGGATTTTCAGTTTTTTTCGTTACTTATTTTGAAGAACATAACCAAAACATTTTGACTGTAAACAACAACGAAACCTTGGTGAATATTGCTTTCGAATGTTTCTCTGCCTTTAGTACCGTAGGGTTGAGCTTGGGCATTACCGCTAAACTGACCGCAGCAAGCAAAATTGTGCTGATTATCACTATGTTTGTTGGCAGGGTAGGAACATTGACTTTACTCATCGGGCTGGTAAATCTCTTAATAACAACCCCATCTAAAAGCAATTTGTATCAATATCCCAAAGAGGAAATTTTTATATCTTAG
- a CDS encoding T9SS type A sorting domain-containing protein — translation MKRVTLLLVIISLFASTLVQAHNDQKYNISVFNHQIRIDEPSKQQDLRQQAIWKKFNRQFGHWYVEFNTLNGLPIRAAGTPISLNISGTEEQLAIHFVNTALKEFKFPASSLQYIRTNHSNHLRYVLFSQFYQGLEVLGNGLSVRFNQQNQVVAFTTDLYNNINLSLQTSITPQTALQQAVADVPGQYTNHTTPVLKVLPIPTPSGYDYKLVYDFTIKGKTNLGEPVFFRVWTDANDGTIYYRRNIVCSIDVEEAASLFPVNGEATYNPTFDPVAVSFPNMRIQIGATNFYTDENGNLDYTFPPGIPVTVNATAYLEGQYSRVYIGETGNTVPSFPVSIVPGSSEITVPAGAASITQFSAFYHVTQQHNFMKSWIPAMTIMDFPMVTRVDITDGSCNAFYDGSVNFYAQGGGCYASALFNDIIFHEYGHGINYYFYDFKGGDFNNGSLGEGYADVWGLGHTEYPILAKGFNMGNVNSSIRRYDINPKVYPQDLTGQVHDNGEIIAGAWWDLGVQIGVQEMFNIFINSHDGVPMRPDGQEGTLYSDILFEALIADDDNGNIADGTPNSIAIIDNFALHGIFLQISGEMNHTEYPLIEPTELAQINFTLSIDFNYLPFVEEVGLWYRTDRTQPYTYTNAVALSGGNNYTGFIPFLTAGTVVDYYLELSDNVGGVPFSNPYLANRTSNPNLPFQLLVGYETLEADNLFGTAAQWSLNAPGDDAGTGLWTIGSPNASFVDDDIMVQTDTDNTPDNNNYCAFTGNANTTASVGNNDVDDGRTTLTSKAYNLMQFTNPAFSYYRWYTNDQGANPGNDFWEVYISNNGGSTWVPVENTNVADHSWRLAALRVQDYLPLSSDVRLRFIASDNVIAGAPSDGGSLVEAAIDDLVLYEQADEATVGINPANESALLVYPNPAKDFLLVQLATTNSEKAIVTLYNTIGQVVFTHSDLSGQPLRINTSSLSNGVYLLKVNEGKDTHVRKVLIGNK, via the coding sequence ATGAAACGAGTAACATTACTACTTGTCATTATTTCCCTTTTCGCCTCAACCCTCGTTCAGGCACACAATGACCAAAAATACAATATTTCGGTTTTCAACCACCAAATCAGAATTGACGAACCCTCAAAGCAACAAGACCTGCGACAACAGGCTATCTGGAAAAAATTTAACCGTCAGTTTGGTCATTGGTATGTCGAGTTTAACACCTTAAATGGTTTGCCTATTCGGGCTGCCGGAACACCCATATCGCTCAATATTTCGGGAACCGAAGAGCAGTTAGCCATTCATTTTGTAAATACTGCGCTGAAAGAATTTAAGTTTCCTGCTTCCTCTTTGCAGTACATCCGTACCAACCATTCAAATCATTTAAGGTATGTATTGTTCAGCCAGTTTTATCAAGGCCTTGAAGTTTTGGGTAATGGTTTAAGTGTCCGGTTTAATCAGCAAAATCAGGTGGTCGCTTTTACTACTGACCTCTACAACAATATCAACCTTTCTCTGCAAACAAGCATTACACCTCAGACAGCCCTGCAACAGGCAGTTGCCGATGTTCCGGGTCAATATACCAACCATACAACTCCGGTACTGAAAGTATTGCCTATCCCAACCCCGTCAGGCTATGACTACAAATTAGTGTATGACTTTACCATTAAAGGCAAAACCAACCTCGGTGAACCTGTGTTTTTCCGGGTTTGGACCGATGCCAATGACGGTACTATTTACTACCGCCGCAACATCGTATGCAGTATAGATGTTGAAGAAGCCGCTTCGCTGTTTCCTGTTAACGGAGAAGCAACCTATAACCCGACTTTCGACCCCGTGGCGGTTAGTTTTCCCAATATGCGTATCCAAATCGGAGCAACCAATTTTTATACCGATGAGAATGGAAATTTGGATTATACCTTTCCTCCCGGTATTCCCGTTACCGTTAATGCCACCGCATATCTTGAAGGACAATACAGCCGTGTGTATATCGGCGAAACGGGCAACACCGTTCCATCTTTCCCGGTAAGCATTGTGCCCGGATCTTCCGAAATTACAGTGCCGGCCGGTGCGGCATCCATCACACAATTTTCTGCTTTCTATCATGTCACGCAGCAGCACAATTTTATGAAATCGTGGATACCCGCCATGACAATCATGGATTTCCCGATGGTTACCCGCGTTGATATTACAGATGGAAGCTGCAATGCCTTTTACGACGGGTCTGTCAATTTCTATGCCCAGGGAGGTGGATGTTACGCTTCGGCTTTGTTCAACGACATCATTTTTCACGAATACGGTCACGGTATCAACTACTATTTCTACGATTTTAAAGGGGGCGATTTTAACAACGGCTCATTGGGCGAAGGATATGCCGATGTTTGGGGTTTGGGGCATACCGAATACCCGATTTTGGCAAAAGGATTTAATATGGGCAATGTCAACTCATCCATCCGCCGCTACGACATCAACCCCAAAGTATATCCGCAGGATTTGACCGGACAGGTTCACGACAATGGAGAAATTATTGCCGGTGCTTGGTGGGATTTGGGCGTACAAATCGGCGTTCAGGAAATGTTCAACATCTTCATCAATTCGCACGACGGCGTTCCCATGCGTCCCGACGGACAAGAAGGCACTCTGTACAGCGATATTTTGTTTGAAGCCCTCATTGCTGATGACGACAACGGAAACATCGCAGACGGAACCCCAAACAGCATTGCCATTATTGACAATTTTGCCCTGCATGGCATCTTCCTACAAATCAGTGGTGAAATGAACCATACAGAATACCCGCTTATTGAACCCACCGAACTGGCACAAATTAACTTTACCCTTTCAATTGATTTTAACTACCTGCCCTTTGTGGAGGAAGTCGGACTTTGGTACAGAACCGATCGCACACAACCCTATACCTATACAAATGCTGTAGCGTTGTCCGGTGGTAATAATTATACCGGGTTTATTCCCTTTCTCACTGCCGGAACTGTAGTAGATTATTACCTCGAACTCAGCGACAATGTGGGCGGCGTTCCGTTTTCAAATCCATACCTTGCAAACCGCACTTCCAATCCAAACCTTCCTTTCCAACTATTGGTAGGGTACGAAACATTAGAAGCAGATAACCTGTTCGGAACTGCTGCACAATGGTCCTTAAACGCTCCCGGTGATGATGCAGGTACCGGATTATGGACGATTGGTTCGCCGAATGCTTCTTTTGTTGATGACGACATCATGGTACAAACCGACACCGACAACACCCCTGATAATAACAACTATTGTGCTTTTACAGGCAATGCCAACACCACTGCTTCAGTTGGTAACAACGATGTAGATGATGGACGCACTACCCTGACCTCGAAAGCATATAACCTCATGCAGTTTACCAATCCTGCTTTTTCCTATTATCGCTGGTACACCAATGACCAGGGTGCTAATCCCGGCAATGACTTCTGGGAAGTCTATATTTCCAATAACGGGGGATCAACCTGGGTTCCCGTTGAAAACACCAATGTTGCAGACCATAGCTGGCGTTTGGCGGCTCTCAGAGTACAGGACTATCTGCCTCTTAGTTCCGATGTGCGTCTTCGGTTTATTGCTTCGGACAATGTAATTGCGGGAGCTCCTTCTGATGGAGGAAGTCTGGTTGAAGCCGCTATTGATGATCTTGTTCTGTACGAACAAGCAGATGAGGCGACCGTAGGAATTAATCCGGCAAACGAATCTGCACTCTTGGTTTATCCCAATCCGGCAAAAGACTTCTTATTGGTTCAACTTGCAACCACCAATTCAGAAAAAGCCATTGTTACACTTTATAACACCATCGGGCAGGTTGTATTTACCCATTCCGACCTTTCCGGACAACCTTTGCGCATTAACACTTCTTCTTTGTCAAACGGAGTTTATCTGCTTAAAGTAAACGAAGGAAAAGACACTCATGTCAGAAAAGTGCTGATTGGCAACAAATAA
- a CDS encoding DUF721 domain-containing protein, producing MRPRKPNEQTLKEILKDFFTVYKLNTGLNEARIKTLWEEMMGKTIAKHTDKLVAKKGVLYLKISSAPLKQELFFRREIIIERINTRLGEPFLKEIVFT from the coding sequence ATGAGACCCCGAAAACCAAACGAACAAACACTGAAAGAGATCTTGAAAGACTTTTTTACGGTTTATAAGCTCAACACCGGATTGAACGAAGCGCGGATTAAAACCCTTTGGGAAGAAATGATGGGAAAAACCATTGCAAAACATACGGATAAATTGGTAGCAAAAAAAGGGGTTTTATACTTGAAAATTAGTTCAGCTCCACTTAAGCAGGAGTTGTTTTTCAGACGCGAGATTATTATAGAACGAATCAACACAAGATTGGGAGAACCTTTTTTAAAAGAAATCGTATTTACCTGA